The Falco rusticolus isolate bFalRus1 chromosome 14, bFalRus1.pri, whole genome shotgun sequence sequence tggCCAAGCAGACCTCAAGGAATTGTTCTGTGCAGGCAGCTTTTCCCAGGGCAGACCAACTCACCTATGCTCACGTCACTTGTGTCACTTAAGTTAATGCTTCTGGAAGGTGTAAGATCTAACACATGTGAACAGACCAACCGTGTTTAACGTGTTACTATAGCTTTTGATGGGACTGAAACACAGCAAGCCCAGGCCTGGTTAGCTCAGGCACAACtgtgctgaaatgaaaactgttaTAAAAAGCCATCTCCAATTCACCTACCCAAATTCTCAGAGTGTCTTGTACTCATAGCTGAACAGTAAAGGCTTGACACTAGTATCCAATAAAGATTTGACAATCCCATTAGTCCTTCCTTGTAGAAGCAGGGTAAGATACAACAACCAGACAATAAACATGCATTCTGCACtaacaatttaaatttaaaaagcatctgtGTCTAAGAGAAGTCTGAGGCTTGTAAGACTTGTTACTTCCTATCTAGAAAAAACAGAATACCATTATTAGTTCAGGAAAAACTTCAGAAGACTTCTACACAATtcttccaactgaaaaaaaacccctcatatAAAGAAAATTCCATTGGCCTATAAACAGCAAATATCCTAAACGTAGCATTGCTTGAAACTAATGTAGATGTATCTAGCATCTGGTATTTCACATGGAGAGAAGAAAGCCAGAGctgatattttctttaacagaaggGACCTACCCtgtttttggaaagaaagaaagtttcAGAATTCTGAGCGGAGTTGTGATTTTGCCTAAAAAGATTCCCTGACAGGAAGAATTATGTTCTGTATTTGAGATGAAAGCATGCAATGAGTCAGCTCAGGTACAGCAAGTACAATTCATAACAGACCATTGATTACCTTGTTGTGCATTATATGCAGTGGCATTTCTAGTCATGCTGGATGGCAGCCAGCCTGCCAAACTTGCCCGCTGTGTCTTAGTCCCTTTGTGCTTGACATCTTCTCCATTCCAGATCACATCATCCTCCCATTGGAGCTGTGTCACCATGAGGAAGTGCTCATCAGCTAGCAGATCATCCTTCTCATCCATCAACCCTGCATCCTGGAAGGAAAGAATCGTTACTTAAAGACCTGCACTGATTTTATGACTTCAAACtaaagcaggaaaattaaaactcaTTCTGTATGGTACACAACCACCCACCAGCCCATCACCAAGCTCTCCCTGTGCAGCAATCCCCAGAGCCACACACATCTCCACACCTTCTCCCACAGTTCCCCTCTTACCCCGTCATCTGTGTGTCCTTTAACCTCctgctctttcttctctttcagcttGAAACCATAATCAAATCCACTGCCATCTTCAGGGATCCCCAGCATATCGTACCAGAGCTGTGCCGGGCCATAGCGCCATTCTGCCACTTTAGGCTTTGTATCTGTCACTTTGTCTGTATCACCAGCTGACTGGGAAAATTTCGATTCCACAGGTGCCATCATGGTAATCTGAAGCACAGCAAAGGAGGAAATGGTTACACTGATGGTCTATCTAAGTGTCAGTAAGAGATTTCTTCCTTCCAAGTTTCTCAGCTTATTCTCGGAGGAGAAAAGTATTTCTCAGGAGTGCTTTTCCATACTTACTAGCTGCCTTAAGAATGTTCTGCAATTAGACTTCCAAGAACACAGAGATTTCTTCTTGAAACAAAGAGGATAAGCTCTCCTATTGATCGTGTACCATGGATGCAGCCTTCTCAGTAAGAAGCAATCACCTGAAGTCACTGACTAGTATCTGGAGAAGAGCTTCTGCACAGTTGAAATACAAGCCAACCCTGTCctccagttttattttagaggaaaagCTCTTTACCCTAAAAGTCGCTGTCCAATCCACTACTACCCCCAGTGCTAGCTGGCGACCCTCTCCGAGTCTCAGATATCCCACCTCATCATCTGAAAGGCACTGCTCAGGAGGGGGAGGAGCAGCAAACTCATATTCCCAAGGAGATTTTCCTTCCATTCCACTCTCAACTACAACTTCACCCTCCTGCATCTGCACTTCCTGTGCCAACTCCCGATGTTTCTTCTTGCGTTTCCTTCGGGCACTACGCCAAACCGATGGAACATTCTTTCCAGGGCCAAAGAGACGCAGGAAACGCAGCAcctagaacagaaaaaaacaagagggtcagagaaaaaaacactgtgGAATGCTTGTCTGTCTTTCCCTCACctgaaaagcagtaacaagAGACCACCCTGAAATTCAGAAGCTCGGCCTGTACTACAATCCCAGCCGCTGATGCAATGAACAATCTCTTGGttatacttgaaaaaaatgtttttgatacATCTGTTTGATAAGtccttccttttcaaaaggatTTATTCTTAATTTCAGACACAAGAAAACTcaacagagggaagaaagattGCCTTTACATATTGGGCATGTGGCAAGACACCAcctggaaataattattttcattttgaacaaTCCACAACCTTCAGAAAGACACATGGAGATTGAAGAAGAGCTGACAAAATTATTAGCAAAAGAGACAAAGCTAGAAGAAAGTTATATAAAGCAAGATTTTTAAgcaacatgcatttttatttccaccATAACGTAGTTCTCCTATATGCATACTCCATAACTCCATACCTCCATAACCTACACTAATGACAATGACaaactttctcttctgtttcttccgCAATTAAGATCGCTGGGTTTTAAGCACTGACAATGGTTTCTTCAGAACACTCTTATAAAGAGGGAAAGCATTATTCCCAAACTGACAGATTTAGGCAACAGGAATTAGAATAAAGATTTGTAAAGAGACATCCTATTAATGTTCCCTGTTAATCTGTTCCACTGATCCCCAAGGGAAACGATGTTTATGTGACCACTGTCTTATCTCTGCCCACATCCACGTTATCCTTCTTCCCAAAACTCCCCTAGATCACTTCTGAACCCTTTGGCCATTTTCAATAACCCTTCACAAAGGGCAAAGGTCTCAGACATAGTTTAGCTGCTAACAgtttaaatgaaacacaaaactcTGCTTCTCCACATGCTATTTTAAGTGGTTTCCTCCAGAAAAACAGTGCTACAATAACATGCACATTCTTAGACATCAATCGTCACAGCCAAATCTACAGAATTTCAGGCTTTGCCAGCTCTGGTGCTCATGAATTATTACGAGAAGTACTCAGCATTAACAGCTTGCACTGATTCCTACACCCACTGGGCGTGTTCAACACCGACATTATATGTTGAGGACCAAAGAAATGAACAGGTCAACTGATAGAGAATACATTAACACAGGAAACATCAAATTTGCAAAAGCCAAGAGAGCATCCAGAAGGCTAACTTCTGTGCTAGAGCCTCACCTAGACTTCTAATAGACAGCAGTTAGCTAAATCATTAAAACATGACATTTAATTATGCAAACTGCTCAGCTCCTTACACAAGGCCTATGATGGAGGCACATATAAAACCAAGTTATACTGGCTCACAACCATCTGCTTGGCAACTGTAAGCTCACCTTTattctccttctcctcttgcAGCTTTGAAACTTTCAAAATCATTACTGAAATACATCCACTACATTTGCTATTTGGGAGCATTTAGGAAAGTATTGTAATGAATTTGCTTTGTGCAAAGAACAATCATTCTTTCAACCAGTTTGTTATTGAGCTAATTTCTGATCCACACTCAGAGCAGTTTTGAGGAAGGATTAACTAAAGGATACAAATCACAAATTGTTTCAGGAAAAGCACATCAAGTTCAGGACAGCATGAAAGGAGGAGCAAATATTTTGtcagaaaagccagaaagcaGACAGATTAGCATTATGGTTATTTATCATCTGGCAAAAGTAATCTCTACTACCtcaaagaaacaattttcaCAAAGCAACAGCCTGTGCAATGGTCTTACAGAACAGCAACATACTATTTCACACCCTGATTTATATGACACTTTTTAAGAGGCTCCTGCAAATGGCAGGAAAGGCATTACATGTTCAGCTGTCTGGAATtagcagcacacagaaaataaagaaaatactgagatgAGCAAGAACATCTATGCAATTACTTACTACATACCCTTAATACTATCTCATTCATATTTAGAGGCTTGCATGATACAGTTTCTGTCACTTCCACGTATCTCTTACAATACCTTGCCTGGTCGAAACTCCGGGAAGAGCTCTGTAACACTTGGCAACTGTTTGGTAGCATCTCGCTGCATGATTCCTGCAAGAGGAAGTGTGAGTTTGCCTTCCTTGGATTCTGCCTGCCTGGCTTCTTGAGGTCCCATCTCTGACTCAGaatcagagctgctgctgaaatccaCCTTGTcggaggcagcagaggaaggagcaaTGATGGAGGGCAAAATGATACCGTCTCCATCTTCAGATACTACAATAGAACAAGCACCTTATAAACAAACAGGTTTCCTCCCTGTCCCCTAGTACAATCCCATAATGCCACATCTACTGTTTATACCAAGTTATGCAAAAACTAAGCCTCTGCAGGTGTTACGAGTACCATACTGGTTTAACCTTTCATTTTATCCTAAGCGTTCCAGGTGAATTTCCCAGCCACAACTGAGAGGATGAGATAAAAAAGTAGTTTCATTGTCAATATCAGTATTTTAACAATCACTGGAAATATTTCACCCTGTGTTTCAGACAGTCCTGTAACACTGTGTATCAGAACAAAGACCCACCTTTAGATGCAGTCTGCAGAGCGAATTGCGACGACGTGTGGTGCTTGCCGCAGAACAAACTGCTAAACAGCAGTGTTTGCTTCCTTCAGACATTCATATTGCTAGAAAGAAAGTCCTCACTCACCAGTGGATGCTGCAtccttttcatcttctttctttccaggtACTGGAGGCGGTGGTGGCGGCGGCATCAGCTTGGAATCAATATCTTCACAATCAGCATCGTAATCATCCTCATCATCATCTAACCAGTCAGGAGACAAGACTGCATATTAAGCAGGCAATAAAAGGGAACCAGGCACCCTTCCCATTTATACTGCCTCATACCTGTCCCAACCTGATGAGAAGACCATTCTCATTTTGTAACTAGATGCAAAACTTACAAATTTGGCTTCCTGCACAAACTTATTTGCAAGATTGAAATTTAAGAAAgagtgggaaggaaagaaaaaggcaaactgaCAGAAAGATGACTGAAGCacttaaaatatactttttttttctttcctgctacCTCCTCCCTTATTCACACTTTGCAGAGCAAATAAAGCTGCTAAAGCAGCAACGAAAATGTGGTTACAAAGACCAAATTACCATTACATCCCACTAAACACAATATATCAACAGAAAGGTTAAGCATAAGCCAGCTTTAAGGAATACGCAAAGATTTAGCATTTACACTAGCAgccactgaaaaggaaaagctacgtgtttttgaaaatctgttctAGGCCAGACAGAGATCCCTAGGACCAACAAAAGAACCAAAGTACCTTCTCAGGTCATTTCAGAACAAGATTTCAAAggtaaaacagaagagagataTTAAGATTGAAATGACTCTCTAAGGGATCAGGACCTTATGTCTATCTTTGAGTATCTCTGAGAAGCACCTGGCCTCCTGCATAACCCTCTTCCTAAGAACAGCTTAAAAAACATGAGCAGGTATTGAATATTCTCTGCAGGGGATCCCAGAGCAAAAGGAGGATCCTGGTTTCTCTTCTGCGTAGTTTACTGAAGAACtaactctttaaaaaagtaagatACCAGGCAGTGGCTGCATCCCATGAACACCGTTTCACAAAACCTTACATTGTGTTCTTGAAGCAAGGAGTGAAAAGGCATGACGTTAGCTGTGTAAAGGCACTGTCAGGGCCCACTGCCCCAAAATACCTCCTACAGCTAGAGCTGAAACGTGAATCCCATTTACCTGGTCTTCGAaccagctgcaggctgcccatTGCCTGCTTATACCTACGGCTCTCGTCTTCTGCCACTTCATTAATATCCGAATAATCAACAGCATCCTCTGTGCTCTTAACCCAGcctaggaagaaaacaaatccagtCACACAAAACTTTATCCTAATATATATATTGCTAACTTCAGACTTCACCGTGtacatatgatttttttcctatgcttCCTTTTCTTAGAGGAACAAAACCATCTGATTAACATGATGATAACCATCAGAGTATTCTTCCCCTTGTTCCACCCAAAAGCTTCAAGAGCTCTGAATTTACCCTAAAGACTGGTAACCAAGGAGAaacaagttaaataaaaatatattaaaaaaagaaagagaagaagtGCAAAAGTCACCAGGAGAGAACGTGGGATTCACTCTGGCAAGAAGCAGAAGGCAAGGCATTTGCCAGAGGCCCTCTGACCAGACACCACCACAACATTCCTTGCGGCCCCACATGACCCGGGTGTGTTTCTTCCTCCCTAGCAGAGCTCTGACCCCGCAGCCCCTGTTATGTGTAACCGCGGGCACCCCAGTGCCAAACCTTCCTCATCCAAGTGGGCTCCATCAGCCTCTGGGCTGTCGTCCTCGCTGGCTGTGATCTCAGTGATCAGGTTGCCCAGTCCCAGCACACCCAGCCCGGCCAGATGCTTCTTGGATTCCTGCAGAGACCATAGCAACGTCCCAGCCGGGAGGCTCCGCCGGGAGGCCGGGCCGAGCCCTCAGCCgcctgcccggccccggcccgcggtGGCACAGCCCTACCTTGTCGAGGACGctgtccccctccagctgccccgCCTCATTGATGTTGCCGAAGAGGAACCCGGCCAGCGAGAAGGGCTCGGCGCGGCCGCCATCCGCCTCCTCCTCGCTCTCCGAGTCTGACATCGCGCCAGCGCCACCCGGAAGCGGAAGCGCGACCCCGGCGCTCCCCGCGGGAAACCCCGCCCCGCCTGCCgcgccccgcagcgccccccggcggcccggcccgccccaAGGAAGCGCGGAGGCTCCGGCCTTCACCGAAAAATCGTTTATTGCGTTTAAGAAACGGGGTCTGGCTTTCCACAGGAAAGAACTACGTTTAGAACAGGTGCGTTACAAACAGCAGGGTGAGTTAATACGACAGCCAGAGAGATGAGGAAAGGTTTATTACAACTTAattctgcataatttaaaaaaaaataataatcatcCTTTAAAACTGTTAGCTGTAATACAAATACTTTTACAGTATAAAATCAAGTTGCCAGTGTATGTATCAGTACCACACTTCAGAGTCTTGGGCTCCCACTGCTGATGGGCCCCGCAGCCCACCCAGGGGGTTGGGACCCCCATGAGCCCTGGCCGCCTCCCCGGGGGCAGCCCAAGCAGCACCAAGGTTCCCACAAAGCCAGGTTTAGCACAGGGGGACAAAGCACAGTGAGGCTCTTCTAgttttaatttcacagaaataattgcaGCTGTAAACTGGAGAAAGCACTTAGACATTTAAGCGTGCCTCGTAACATCCTTTGGACATAGAATTCCTGAACTGCTCAGCTCCCCTGTGGATGGCTTCagctatatttaaaaacataagtatttcagaaacaattcAAACCGAAAGATTAAAATCGCTCTCTGCATAGAGTCTcttttgcaaattaaaacatacaCATTGGGTTTCTATCCAGTAATAAACCGAGGAATCTTGAACAGTTCGGGAAACCTGCACAGCTTAACCCCTTTTCTGATCTcctgaaaacagacaaaatccagctgcagggctggatgAAGTCTGTATTTACCTACCCACAGGCaaaaagcaggaggaacagAATGGATTGTAGACTGAAGCACTGGACTACTTACAATAAAATGCACCAAGaaatgggggaggggggtggttGAACCACAGACTGAGAATGCCCACCTAATGGAAAAGCTCATTCAATCTGTGCGCTCCTGAAGCTCGTTCTCATgaaaagcagaggctggaggaaaccagctgtcagccagcaggACTTTTGCTCCTggcagaaagcaacagaaatataAGGCATCTAAATGGCTATTGATGAGGTACTCCAAAGTCAGTAAAAGGTTTTTGACAGTTCAAAGTTCACTTTCTGCTCATTTTCATCATTACTGCGTTATTCTCCTCAGTACTATTGTGCAACCCATTTATTAGGTAATCTACATGGGGATAAAGTGTTCTACCATGATGTAATCAATAATGTAATCAATTCAAACAAATTAAGTAGTTGACTTTTATCTGACCATACTCTCTTCCAGTTAACACCAGGATGGCTGCTCTGTGAGCCTCCAGAAACAGGGTCAGGGCTGTGCAATAATACTTGCTCAAAggttttcttcacaaaattaTTGTAATCCAGTTAGGAATAACCACAAAAGATGCACAACAAAGATCTGAATatgtaaaaaagtaaaaactttaaaacagtAGTAGCTTCGGTACAAAATCGCAAatatatgtagaaaaaaaaaaagaggtgccTGTTGTTGAAATTAAGTCTATTAAGAGCAGTTCAAAGATATCACAAATCTTTTAAAGTACATCTGTGAATGAAGCAAAGGTTATGGGCTTGCACCAGGGTAACTAGACAGTTGATTTAGGCCTGaccagcattaaaaaaaaacatgcactggcttaaataaatacattttaaacatgaTAAAGTCTATGTACTCAGTTACTGAAATTTACCTATAGAAAATAATCTTGAATTACAAGGCACAGAGTTAATTGCTGCCTGCGAGTCAAGCCCACACTAAAGGCCTACTACTAAAGTAAAGGCAGAACGTGGTGAGTAGAGGTTACCTCACTGAAATACTCCTATGCCCTCACAGCATGCAGGGCACTGCAATAGGAGCCACATCTGGAACAGCACTTCTTCTATGAGTGCAAAAGATGCAAAGACACTCCAGGCAATGGCACTTggtgaagaaaaatatgcagaGTCTCTAGGCTTCTGCAAACATCATGCATAACAGGTGTTTTGGTGTTGCCTGCAATCAGGCAATGTTTGGAAGTCAGTGTTGGTTCACTAGCCACACATACTAGTATTTGGATTAACTGCAGTTTAAAATCTGTGGGTTGCAGTTTCAGTAGGAGCATTCCTCAGATATACAAAAGTTGCAGTTAAGTGTCAGCATCAGTTACACCAGCTGAAGAAAGGCACATCCTCTTCAAAGAGGGGAATCAGGGCACAAATACAAATGTTTCTATCCACTGGGTATTTTTGCCCGTATCAGATAAAGCAAGGTCAAATTAACACAAGATCCCCAATAACCTTGTTGATGTATTTTCTGTTATCTTGCTAAAatgaggctttttttctgcccaGGGTATACACCAGTGCAGTTTTGCATGTGTGGGAATCACAAGAAAGCAAGTTCTGAATTACCAATTGAGGCTGCATCCGGACAAAGACAGCACTGTCAACTTCAGACAACAAAGCCCAGTCCAGCACCATTGGTTTCACACAAAGTATCTTTGAAGCATGCTGCTTTCATACCACCAAGCTGTAAGGGTAAGTCTAAGGAAGGTTTCATGCGCTCACTCCTCAGCTGGTCCCGGAATCACACATAAAGAACAGTGCacatcctgaaaataaaagccagctgCCACTCACTAAAGCTGctaaagaaagtttaaaagtACATAAACAGACCTTCAGTTAAAAGAGTTTATAATAACTGATCACCTAGTAGGGAAGAAAAACTGTCCAGGTAAACCTATCCAGTGCCTGGCTAACAGTTAAAAACTTAAACTGAAACCATCATTGAGTTGCCAGGACAAAATAAGGGTTTCTGGTTCCTGTAAATAGAAACTCCAAATTTTCTGTCAGTATTCTCCCAGAAAACCAATAAAGGAATTTGCTGTAAAAATCTCAGGTTGTGGCCCCAAAAACATTAGGGACTTAAGCAATGAATTCCTCAAGAACAAATGGGCTGCTATCAAGTCTCTGGGATTCATCAAAGGGATGACactgaaaatgccattttgatAAGTGTCATCCCAACTACCTCAGTCAGTCCGAGAAGATGACTGTTAACTTTATTCTCAGGGTGCAAAGCCTCTTTGGAGAGTGAAATAAACTCAGTTCAGATGATTATGGAAGACCTGCATCTAAATTACTCTTCCACCTCTCCAATtcaaaagtatgaaaaaaaatcactcattTGAGTGACTCATCATTATTCTAAGTTCCTTTTATCAGAAGAAATCAGCTCCTGCTTCTATTAACAAATGCAGGTGTTCCCTGGGTCCTGCTCATTGCATTAAACATGCCTTATACTAACTCTGCGTATAAACGATCACAGTTCACTATAAGGTGAATCTCAGTAATATCTCAGGTATTTTTGCATGTAAACAAATTGTTTTCAAGCTTTAAACTGACAAATTAAAACAACTGGACAGCCAGACTTCTGTTTGTAAAACCAATTCAATCAGTAAATAAGCgatgggaaaagcagcagctacacTTAAAGCCAAGTTATCAGAATTTGctattttcagcaaaatctaGTAACTGACAGCTACGTAGTAAAGAAGTCTGGCTTCAAAGCAGTCCCTTCTTCTATTTTCCTCCACTAAATAAAGACAGAAGCCAAGTGATACCTGGAGAAGCTGAAGACCAGAACTTTAGAAATAAAGTAGATATTTGACCTCtcagttgggggggggggggcgggcgggggggaacccaaactgttctgtttcagtatCCCTGAAGCAGTAAGACTGCAAGAATATTTGTTGCATAAACCATTTCTGCTTAGAGCTGTTAGTGCAAGATGCAAATCTTCAATTTAACTCATTAAAGAACCCTCCAATATTCAACTTCGAACATCCATCACCCAAGGTAACTACAATAAGACACATTTTCTTGCGTTCTTCTTTGTCACAGGATACAGAACCGCACGCACAGCTTCAGCAAACACCTCCCGAACACCCTCCTGATTCAGCGCTGAGCACTCCAAATATTTGACTGCTCCAATTTGTTTAGCCAGCGAAGTCCCCTGCTGCGGGGTAGTGGGAGACAAGCTTTGCTCTTTCAACTTTTTAACTGTTTCCAGGTCATTTCTCAAGTCTCTCTTCGTGCCCACTAAAAGAACAGGAACATTTGGACAGTGGTGAGAAACTTCAGGATGCCATTTGTGCCTTACATTTGCATAGGAAGAGGGGCTGCCGATGGAGAAACAGATGACAAATACATTGGTTTGAGGATACGAGAGCGTGCGCAGGCGGTCATATTCCTCCTGGCCTGCAGTGTCCCAGAGATTCAGGCTAACTGTCCGGCCATCAACAGTCATTTGGGCACTGTAGTTATCGAACACAGTAGGGATGTACTCTTCTGGGAAGGCATTGGTGGTATAGCTGATGAGAAGACAAGTTTTTCCCACAGCACCATCTCCAACAACTACACACTTTATAGTCTGCATTCTTTACCCTGAAACAAAGTCCtgcacaaagcaagaaaaaaatgttaggaaaaGCACACTCAATTATAGTCATTTTAAAGATAAGCTTTAGCAAGTGTTTTTAATGTTGCTAACACTTTCTTATCACAGCTAGACACACTCAGTGTCTCAGAAGCCATTATGAAGAGCTCACAGGCTAGAAAGACAATAGTGAAATGGAGATGCAATGACTTGAGAGCTCCGTGACAAGTGACTGCATTCCAACCATGTAAGTACAAATTCCCACAGTCTTGCCTTACTGCCAGTCAGTTTCCCACAGGCAAAGGGACAAGTCCTTAGAGGTACCTGCAAATGGAAAGGGATCATGACCTCAAACCTAGTAACAAGATACTCTGTCATTTGTAGgttcacacacatacacctcTGTACACCTGTACACACACACGCCAAGATTCACACTTCTCGTCTACATAGTCTCCTGCCTAAACAGTTTTAGCGTAAAGAAAGGtcaaaaaattatataataaaCCAAAATACTTGTGCTGGGCTGCACTGCTACTGTTTACT is a genomic window containing:
- the LOC119157312 gene encoding rho-related GTP-binding protein RhoG-like, with product MQTIKCVVVGDGAVGKTCLLISYTTNAFPEEYIPTVFDNYSAQMTVDGRTVSLNLWDTAGQEEYDRLRTLSYPQTNVFVICFSIGSPSSYANVRHKWHPEVSHHCPNVPVLLVGTKRDLRNDLETVKKLKEQSLSPTTPQQGTSLAKQIGAVKYLECSALNQEGVREVFAEAVRAVLYPVTKKNARKCVLL